From the genome of Pelobacter propionicus DSM 2379, one region includes:
- a CDS encoding RluA family pseudouridine synthase has protein sequence MIIKKTINDEVSGRRLDEALSLLCDQVSKSEARRIIDRGGCNLNGSMVRVASRMVRSGDTIDVGVMEPGRFRDLVLPQEALLHEDDDLIALNKPAGVNTQRTPYQLKGTLEYWASEYFRRQGNPEPARVIHRLDRGTSGVMLFPKHKRAAAWLSKRFHDGQVEKRYLALVSGTPGQIEWRVDGPIGKIASARYGIVAGGRSALTEFRLLAESCGYALVEAKPLTGRTHQIRVHLQSCGLPIVGDGTYGGEPAARMMLHCASLRFADGGGREIVVEAPLDRDFRGLMEERGVAMTAPGLLNGTVPVP, from the coding sequence ATGATCATCAAGAAAACAATCAACGACGAAGTCTCCGGCCGGCGGCTGGACGAGGCGCTTTCCCTGCTCTGCGACCAGGTCAGCAAGTCCGAGGCGCGGCGGATCATCGACCGGGGCGGCTGCAACCTGAACGGCAGCATGGTGCGGGTTGCCTCACGGATGGTGAGAAGCGGCGATACCATCGACGTCGGCGTCATGGAACCGGGCCGCTTCCGCGACCTTGTGCTGCCGCAGGAGGCGCTGCTCCATGAGGATGACGACCTGATCGCCCTGAACAAGCCGGCCGGTGTCAACACCCAGCGTACCCCCTATCAGCTCAAGGGAACCCTGGAGTACTGGGCAAGCGAGTACTTCCGCCGGCAGGGGAACCCCGAACCGGCCCGGGTGATCCACCGCCTGGACCGCGGCACCTCAGGGGTGATGCTCTTTCCCAAACACAAGCGGGCAGCTGCCTGGCTGTCGAAGCGCTTCCACGACGGCCAGGTGGAGAAGCGCTATCTGGCCCTGGTGAGTGGCACGCCGGGCCAGATCGAGTGGAGGGTGGACGGCCCCATCGGCAAGATCGCCAGTGCCCGTTACGGCATCGTTGCCGGAGGGCGTTCGGCCCTGACCGAGTTCCGCCTGCTGGCCGAGTCTTGCGGATATGCCCTGGTTGAGGCCAAGCCGCTCACCGGCCGCACCCACCAGATCCGTGTGCATCTGCAGTCGTGCGGCCTGCCCATCGTGGGGGACGGGACCTATGGCGGCGAGCCTGCTGCGCGCATGATGCTGCACTGCGCATCCCTGCGCTTCGCGGATGGCGGGGGGAGAGAGATCGTCGTCGAGGCGCCGCTGGATAGGGACTTCAGGGGACTCATGGAAGAAAGGGGGGTGGCCATGACGGCCCCGGGGTTGCTGAACGGCACGGTCCCGGTTCCTTGA